The Anoxybacillus amylolyticus DNA segment CCGCTCAAATTGTAGTTACTACCCCGGGAGACTACGAGGTTACTTTCTCTGTGTCAGGTACAGAACCCAACCAATTCGCACTATTTTTAAATGGAGTATTGGTTCCAGGAACAGTCTACGGTTCAGGTGCCGGTACTCAGCAAAACAACGGTCAAGCTATAATTGCTATGGCAGCCAACGATGTTCTTACCCTTCGAAATCATTCTTCTGCTGCAGCAGTTGGTCTTGCGTCTGTAATAGGAGGAACACAAGCAAACGTAAACGCTTCTATTGTCCTTAAAAAATTAAGGTAGTTGAGCATTCGTAACAATAATTTTATTTCAAATGTTTCTCATGAGATCGGTTCACCGCTTACTTCGATTCGTGGGTTTGCTCGGGCGTTAAAAAACGAACATTTGTCTCACAAACAGCGAATCCATTATCTCGACATTATTGAAACAGAATGCGTCCGTCTGTCGAAGTTGAGCGATAATTTGTTGCGTTTGGCGATGTTAGATTCTGACCGATATCCGTTTCAGCCTACATCTTACCGCCTAGATAAACAATTGCAGTCACTCATCCTCAAATGTGAGCCACAGTGGATGGAAAAAGAGATTGAAATGTGTGCCATGCTTGAGAAGGTAGTCATTACGGCAGATGAAGATTTGCTAAGCCAAGTGTGGTTGAACTTGCTTCATAATGCGATTAAGTTTACCCCACAAGGTGGGACGATTACAATTCAGCTCCAGCAACAAGACAACACCGCTATTGTTACTGTTTCAGACAATGGTCCTGGCATTGCCGAAGAAGATCAGCTGCGTATTTTTGAACGCTTTTACAAGGCAGATAAATCGCGCAACCGTGCTGTTGGTGGCAGTGGGTTAGGGCTAGCGATTGCAGACAATATTGTAAAAATTCACCAAGGAAAAATTTCTGTTCATAGCCAATTAGGAGAAGGCGCGGAATTTACCGTTCAGCTCCCGCTATCGAATTAAGGAGAGAGGCAACCCTCTCTCCTTGCTCACGTGTGCGTCCGGCATGGGTGTAGTCTATAGGGTGAAAGTCCCGAACTGCGAAGGCAGAAGTAGCAGTTAGCTTAACGCAAGGGTGTCCGTGGTGACGCGGAATCTGAAGGAAGCGAGCGGCAAACTTCCGGTCTGAGGAACACGAACTTCATAAGAGGCTAGGTATCATTGGGTGAGTTTGCGCGACAAAACAAAGCCCTTTCTGCCGAAGGTGATATCGAGTAAATGAAGCAGATGGATGGAAGGAAAGACTGCACTCTTACCCGGGGAGGTCTGATTGGAATGCCGAGTTCCCTTGGCAACCTATCCAGTGATGGATAGCTGAACAATCAGAAGTCAGCAGAGGTCATAGTACCATCCTTGCTCGAGAAAGGGTGGGAAGGACTGAACCATGAAGAGAGAACGAAATCTACGCATTCAGTACCTGTGAAGAACACAGACAATCCGAAAGGACTTACTTAGAGGAGGAAGCGGTGAATCCCGTGGGGGACTCTAAGAGGGTGGAGCAGGAACTGGCATAAGGAGAACCTTCGTTCACGTAGAAAGGGAAGCGAAGATGTTAATGGAACGAATCTTGTCACGTGGAAATCTTCTAACGGCGCTCAAACGAGTGGAACAAAATAAAGGAAGTCACGGCATCGATGGAATGTCCGTAAAAGACCTACGAAGACATCTCTATGAAAACTGGGACTCCCTCCGGGAAGAGTTAAGAACAGGAACCTACCAACCTGCACCCGTACGTCGTGTCGAAATCCCGAAACCAAATGGCGGAGTGAGGATGTTAGGAATACCTACCGTGACAGATCGTTTCATTCAACAAGCAATCGCTCAAGTGTTAACCCCAATCTTTGACCCAACCTTTTCGGAAAATAGTTATGGGTTTCGTCCGAATCGGAGGGCTCATGATGCGGTAAGGAAGGCGAAAGAATATATCAAAGAGGGTTACCGCTGGGTGGTCGATATAGACTTAGAGAAATTCTTTGATAAAGTCAATCACGACCAATTGATGGGGATACTCGCCAAGCGAATCGAAGACCGCATCCTACTGAAGTTGATACGAAAATATCTTCAATCAGGAGTCATGATAAATGGGGTTGTCCAAATAACGGAAGAAGGAACACCGCAGGGAGGACCGCTTAGTCCACTTCTATCCAACATTCTCCTAGACCAATTGGACAAAGAGTTGGAAGCAAGGGGGCACCAATTTGTCCGATATGCGGATGACTGCAACATCTATGTGAAGTCATGGAAAGCAGGACAGCGTGTGATGAAATCGGTATCGACCTTCCTCGAACAGCACCTAAAATTGAAGGTAAACAGAGAGAAATCAGCAGTAGACCGTCCGTGGAAACGGAAGTTTCTAGGGTTCAGTTTCACCTTTCACAAAGATCCAAAGGTGCGAATAGCCAAAGAAAGCATGGAACGGCTGAAAAGAAAAATACGAGAAATAACTTCTCGGTCGAAGCCTTATCCGATGGAAGTAAGGGTGGAAAGACTGAACCAATACCTCACAGGATGGTGCGGATACTTCGCGCTAGCAGATACCCCGAGCAAATTCAAAGAAATAGACGAGTGGATAAGAAGAAGGCTGAGAATGTGTGAATGGAAACAATGGAAGAAACCTAAAACAAGAGTTAGAAAGCTGATTGGATTAGGGATTCCAGAATACAAAGCATACGAATGGGGAAACACCAGAAAGAAATACTGGCGAATCGCCCACAGCCCAATTCTACACAAAACCCTCGACAACTCCTATTGGAGCCAACGAGGGCTGAAAAGTCTGTAT contains these protein-coding regions:
- a CDS encoding BclA C-terminal domain-containing protein, producing MSEHIGENCNGNNKPKVRCGCINGRAVTVHGPVTSGPPDRGGLSEYGYIYNLTPQTVAIEADVLFDSNGILTPGITHIPGTAQIVVTTPGDYEVTFSVSGTEPNQFALFLNGVLVPGTVYGSGAGTQQNNGQAIIAMAANDVLTLRNHSSAAAVGLASVIGGTQANVNASIVLKKLR
- the ltrA gene encoding group II intron reverse transcriptase/maturase, which codes for MLMERILSRGNLLTALKRVEQNKGSHGIDGMSVKDLRRHLYENWDSLREELRTGTYQPAPVRRVEIPKPNGGVRMLGIPTVTDRFIQQAIAQVLTPIFDPTFSENSYGFRPNRRAHDAVRKAKEYIKEGYRWVVDIDLEKFFDKVNHDQLMGILAKRIEDRILLKLIRKYLQSGVMINGVVQITEEGTPQGGPLSPLLSNILLDQLDKELEARGHQFVRYADDCNIYVKSWKAGQRVMKSVSTFLEQHLKLKVNREKSAVDRPWKRKFLGFSFTFHKDPKVRIAKESMERLKRKIREITSRSKPYPMEVRVERLNQYLTGWCGYFALADTPSKFKEIDEWIRRRLRMCEWKQWKKPKTRVRKLIGLGIPEYKAYEWGNTRKKYWRIAHSPILHKTLDNSYWSQRGLKSLYNRYEFLRQS